One part of the Streptomyces sp. AM 2-1-1 genome encodes these proteins:
- the dnaN gene encoding DNA polymerase III subunit beta has product MKIRVERDVLAEAVAWVARSLPARPPAPVLAGLLLKAEDGSLSFSSFDYEVSAKVSVDAEVEEDGTVLVSGRLLADICRALPNRPVEISTDGVRATVLCGSSRFTLHTLPVEEYPALPQMPTATGTVPGEVFASAAAQVAIAAGRDDTLPVLTGVRIEIEGETVTLASTDRYRFAVREFQWKPENPDASAVALVPAKTLLDTAKALTSGDTVTLALSGAGAGEGLIGFEGAGRRTTTRLLEGDLPKYRTLFPTEFNSIAVIETAPFVEAVKRVALVAERNTPVRLSFEQGVLILEAGSSDDAQAVERVDAVLEGDDISIAFNPTFLLDGLSAIDSPVAQLSFTTSTKPALLSGRPAVDAEANDAYKYLIMPVRLSG; this is encoded by the coding sequence GTGAAGATCCGGGTGGAGCGCGATGTACTCGCGGAGGCGGTGGCCTGGGTGGCCCGCAGCCTCCCGGCCCGTCCGCCGGCGCCCGTCCTCGCGGGCCTTCTGCTGAAGGCCGAGGACGGTTCCCTCAGCTTCTCCAGCTTCGACTACGAGGTCTCCGCGAAGGTCTCCGTCGACGCCGAGGTCGAGGAGGACGGCACGGTCCTGGTCTCCGGCCGCCTGCTCGCCGACATCTGCCGCGCCCTGCCCAACCGCCCGGTGGAGATCTCCACCGACGGTGTGCGCGCCACCGTCCTCTGCGGGTCGTCGCGCTTCACCCTCCACACACTGCCTGTGGAGGAGTACCCGGCGCTGCCGCAGATGCCGACCGCCACCGGCACGGTGCCCGGTGAGGTCTTCGCCTCCGCCGCCGCCCAGGTAGCCATCGCCGCGGGCCGCGACGACACCCTCCCGGTGCTCACCGGCGTCCGCATCGAGATCGAGGGCGAAACCGTCACGCTGGCCTCGACCGACCGCTACCGCTTCGCCGTCCGCGAGTTCCAGTGGAAGCCGGAGAACCCCGACGCCTCCGCCGTGGCCCTGGTGCCCGCCAAGACGCTGCTGGACACCGCCAAGGCGCTCACCAGCGGCGACACGGTCACGCTGGCGCTCTCCGGTGCCGGAGCGGGCGAGGGCCTGATCGGTTTCGAGGGGGCCGGCCGCCGTACGACCACCCGTTTGCTCGAAGGCGACCTGCCGAAGTACCGCACGCTCTTCCCGACCGAGTTCAACTCCATCGCGGTGATCGAGACCGCGCCGTTCGTCGAGGCCGTCAAGCGTGTGGCTCTCGTCGCCGAGCGGAACACCCCGGTCCGGCTCAGCTTCGAGCAGGGCGTGCTCATCCTGGAAGCCGGTTCCTCGGACGACGCACAGGCTGTGGAGCGCGTCGACGCGGTGCTGGAGGGCGACGACATCTCCATCGCCTTCAACCCGACCTTCCTGCTGGACGGGCTGAGCGCCATCGACTCCCCGGTCGCCCAGCTCTCCTTCACCACCTCCACGAAGCCCGCCCTGCTCAGCGGCCGTCCGGCCGTCGACGCGGAGGCGAACGACGCGTACAAGTACCTGATCATGCCGGTCCGCCTCTCCGGCTGA